Proteins found in one Triticum urartu cultivar G1812 chromosome 4, Tu2.1, whole genome shotgun sequence genomic segment:
- the LOC125551243 gene encoding ABC transporter E family member 2: MADRLTRIAIVSEDKCKPKKCRQECKKSCPVVKTGKLCIEVSPAAKLAFISEELCIGCGICVKKCPFDAIEIINLPKDLEKDTTHRYGPNTFKLHRLPVPRPGQVLGLVGTNGIGKSTALKVLAGKLKPNLGRFKNPPDWQEILTYFRGSELQNYFTRILEDNLKAIIKPQYVDHIPKAVQGNVGQVLEQKDERDMKNELCVDLELNQVIDRNVGDLSGGELQRFAIAVVAVQSAEIYMFDEPSSYLDVKQRLKAARVIRSLLRSNSYVIVVEHDLSVLDYLSDFICCLYGKPGAYGVVTLPFSVREGINIFLAGFVPTENLRFRDESLTFKIAETQESAEEVATYQRYKYPTMSKTQGNFKLSVVEGEFTDSQIVVMLGENGTGKTTFIRMLAGLLKPDTMEGTEVEIPEFNVSYKPQKISPKFQHPVRHLLHSKIRDSYTHPQFVSDVMKPLQIEQLMDQEVINLSGGELQRVALCLCLGKPADIYLIDEPSAYLDSEQRIVASKVIKRFILHAKKTAFIVEHDFIMATYLADKVIVYEGLASIDCTANAPQSLVSGMNKFLSHLDITFRRDPTNYRPRINKLESTKDREQKNAGSYYYLDD; this comes from the exons ATGGCGGACCGTTTGACCCGTATCGCGATCGTGAGCGAGGATAAGTGCAAGCCCAAGAAGTGCCGCCAGGAGTGCAAGAAGAGCTGCCCCGTTGTCAAGACCG GAAAGCTTTGCATTGAAGTTAGTCCAGCGGCCAAACTTGCATTCATTTCTGAAGAGCTGTGTATTGGTTGTGGTATTTGTGTTAAG AAATGCCCTTTTGATGCCATTGAAATCATCAATCTTCCAAAAGATTTGGAGAAAGATACTACCCATCGCTATGGACCGAATACCTTCAAATTGCACAG GTTGCCTGTTCCAAGACCTGGTCAAGTTTTGGGTCTTGTTGGAACCAATGGAATTGGGAAGTCAACAGCACTTAAAGTCTTAGCTGGCAAGCTGAAGCCCAATCTGGGACGATTCAAA AATCCACCTGACTGGCAAGAGATCCTTACATATTTCCGTGGGTCTGAACTTCAGAACTATTTTACGCGCATATTGGAGGATAACCTGAAG GCAATCATCAAGCCACAGTATGTCGACCATATTCCAAAAGCTGTTCAAGGAAATGTAGGGCAAGTACTTGAGCAGAAAGATGAGCGGGATATGAAAAATGAGCTGTGCGTTGACCTTGAATTGAACCAAGTTATTGACAGAAATGTAGGAGATCTGTCTGGTGGCGAGCTTCAGAGATTTGCAATAGCAGTTGTTGCTGTACAAAGTGCAGAAATTTACATGTTTGATGAGCCATCAAGTTATTTGGACGTTAAACAGAGGCTTAAGGCTGCCCGAGTCATTAGGTCTTTGCTTAGATCAAACAG CTATGTCATTGTTGTCGAACATGACTTGAGTGTCTTAGATTACTTGTCCGACTTTATTTGCTGCTTATATGGGAAGCCAGGTGCTTACGGTGTAGTTACGTTACCATTTTCTGTCCGAGAAGGTATCAATATTTTCCTGGCTGGATTTGTTCCAACAGAAAACCTTCGGTTTCGAGATGAATCTCTTACATTTAAG ATTGCGGAGACCCAGGAAAGCGCAGAGGAAGTTGCTACGTACCAGCGGTACAAGTACCCTACCATGAGCAAAACACAGGGAAATTTCAAGCTCTCTGTTGTTGAGGGTGAATTCACTGATTCTCAGATTGTTGTGATGCTTGGTGAGAACGGCACAGGGAAAACTACATTCATCAGAATGCTG GCCGGGTTGTTGAAGCCAGATACCATGGAAGGAACCGAGGTTGAAATTCCTGAATTCAATGTGTCCTACAAGCCTCAAAAGATCAGCCCAAAATTCCAGCATCCAGTGAGGCACTTGCTTCATTCGAAAATACGCGATTCATATACTCATCCTCAGTTTGTATCTGATGTTATGAAACCACTACAAATTGAGCAACTCATGGACCAGGAAGTTATTAATTTATCAGGTGGAGAGCTCCAGAGAGTAGCATTATGTTTGTGCCTTGGAAAG CCTGCAGATATTTATTTAATTGATGAGCCAAGTGCATATCTCGATTCAGAGCAGCGTATTGTTGCCTCGAAGGTTATCAAAAGATTCATCCTTCATGCAAAGAAAACTGCATTTATTGTGGAGCATGATTTCATTATGGCAACCTACTTAGCGGACAAGGTTATTGTTTATGAGGGACTTGCTTCTATTGACTGTACTGCCAATGCACCACAGTCTTTGGTATCTGGGATGAATAAATTCTTATCG CATCTTGACATTACATTTAGAAGAGACCCGACCAACTACAGGCCACGAATCAACAAACTGGAATCTACTAAGGACAGAGAACAAAAGAATGCAGGGTCCTACTACTACCTAGATGACTAG